Proteins found in one Quercus robur chromosome 2, dhQueRobu3.1, whole genome shotgun sequence genomic segment:
- the LOC126712485 gene encoding plastocyanin gives MATVTSAAVTIPSFTGLKAAGAAKVSATAKVSSVSPVPRLSIKASLKDVGVAVAATAASVMLASNAMAAEVLLGGDDGSLAFIPSNFSVAPGEKIVFKNNAGFPHNVVFDEDEIPGGVDAGKISMSEEDLLNAPGETYAVTLTEKGSYTFYCSPHQGAGMVGKVTVN, from the coding sequence ATGGCTACTGTCACCTCTGCAGCTGTCACCATCCCATCGTTCACAGGCCTTAAGGCAGCTGGTGCGGCCAAAGTGAGTGCCACAGCTAAAGTCTCATCAGTCTCTCCAGTCCCAAGGCTTAGCATTAAGGCTTCACTCAAGGATGTGGGTGTTGCTGTTGCAGCCACTGCTGCAAGTGTAATGCTTGCAAGCAATGCCATGGCTGCTGAGGTCTTGCTTGGTGGTGATGATGGGTCATTGGCCTTTATTCCCAGCAACTTCAGCGTGGCCCCTGGAGAGAAGATAGTGTTCAAGAACAATGCAGGATTCCCCCACAACGTTGTTTTTGACGAGGACGAAATTCCCGGTGGTGTCGATGCCGGAAAGATCTCCATGAGTGAGGAGGACCTCCTCAATGCTCCAGGAGAGACATACGCTGTGACCTTGACTGAAAAAGGAAGCTACACTTTCTACTGCTCACCCCACCAGGGAGCTGGGATGGTGGGAAAAGTTACTGTTAATTAA
- the LOC126712484 gene encoding uncharacterized protein LOC126712484 isoform X2: MEALGSSAILSSSSSPSSIFSPKRTDSPRLVRFPFPFPISSKKEGNDSDLQSDSKAKDSSLVPLFHNHTLSKDAAMGLVLSAASVRGWTTGSGMEGPSVPAGADESGSGTERISTFPWSLFTKSPRRRMRVAFTCNVCGQRTTRAINPHAYTDGTVFVQCYVNPDFNYRDSNGDLGFNYLDIDDDHHHHRNDAFPI, encoded by the exons ATGGAAGCGCTTGGCTCTTCTGCCATTCTCTCCTCGTCTTCTTCTCCATCCTCAATCTTCTCCCCAAAGAGAACCGACTCACCAAGACTCGTCCGCTTCCCCTTCCCCTTCCCCATCTCTTCCAAAA AGGAAGGTAACGATTCCGATCTCCAATCCGACTCCAAAGCCAAAGATTCCAGCTTAGTCCCTCTCTTCCACAATCACACTCTCTCCAAG GATGCGGCGATGGGATTGGTGTTGAGCGCGGCGTCTGTGAGAGGATGGACGACCGGGTCGGGTATGGAGGGTCCGTCGGTTCCAGCGGGAGCCGACGAGAGTGGATCAGGTACGGAGAGGATATCGACCTTCCCGTGGTCCCTCTTCACAAAGTCACCACGTAGGCGTATGCGCGTTGCCTTCACTTGTAACGTTTGTGGGCAGAGAACCACTCGTGCTATCAATCCCCACGCTTACACTGACGGCACCGTTTTCGTTCAG TGCTATGTGAACCCGGACTTCAATTATCGAGATTCTAATGGGGATTTGGGCTTCAATTACCTTGATATAGATgatgatcatcatcatcatcgtaaCGATGCCTTCCCGATTTAA
- the LOC126712482 gene encoding phospholipase D delta-like, with protein sequence MGEVISEEAVVYLHGDLDLKIIEAKCLPNMDLVSERMRRFFVTFRTCHTQFNRKKQQQQHHSHNKIITSDPYVTVCLAGATVARTRVISNSQSPAWNERFKIPLAHPVSEVEFYVKDNDVFGADLIGVATVSARRILSGETISEWLPILNSLGKPPKPDASLLLEMRFTKCEDNPIYRIATDPDHFGVRNSYFPARKGGSVTLYQDAHVPESLLPEIKLDGGKVFQHDRCWEDICHAILEAHHLVYIVGWSVFHKVKLVREPTRPLPCGGELSLGDLLKYKSQEGVRVLLLVWDDKTSHSKFFINTNGVMATHDEETRKFFKHSSVTCVLSPRYASSKLSIFKQQVVGTLFTHHQKCVIVDTQASGNNRKITSFIGGLDLCDGRYDTPEHRLFRDLDTVYENDYHNPTFSAGTKGPRQPWHDLHCKIEGPAAYDVLTNFEQRWRKATKWSELSQRFKRVSHWHDDSLIKIERISWILSPSKSIPNDDPIICVSKEDDPENWHVQVFRSIDSGSLKGFPKTAYDAEAQNLVCAKNLVIDKSIQTAYIQAIRSAQHFIYIENQYFLGSSYAWPNYKDAGADNLIPMELALKIASKIRVKEKFAVYIVIPMWPEGVPSSASVQEILFWQAQTMQMMYEIIAGELKSMHLESSHPRDYLNFYCLGNREELPKEASPSPNQSSKNGDTVSASQKFQRFMIYVHAKGMIVDDEYVILGSANINQRSLAGSRDTEIAMGAYQPHHTWGKKKGHPHGQVYGYRMSLWAEHLGMLDDCFKEPENLDCVKSVNQIAEDNWRNFTAEDFTPLQGHLLRYPVQVDANGKVGPLPGQETFPDVGGKVIGSRTNLPDALTT encoded by the exons ATGGGGGAAGTGATATCAGAGGAAGCGGTGGTGTACCTTCACGGTGACCTCGATCTGAAAATCATCGAGGCTAAATGCTTGCCAAACATGGACTTAGTCTCAGAGCGCATGCGCCGATTCTTCGTTACGTTCAGGACGTGCCACACGCAGTTCAACAGAaagaagcagcagcagcagcaccacTCGCACAACAAGATCATCACGAGCGATCCTTACGTGACGGTGTGCCTCGCCGGAGCCACCGTGGCCCGCACGCGCGTGATCTCCAACTCCCAAAGCCCCGCGTGGAACGAGCGCTTCAAGATCCCCCTAGCACACCCGGTCTCCGAAGTCGAATTCTACGTCAAAGACAACGACGTGTTCGGCGCCGATTTAATCGGCGTCGCCACCGTCTCCGCTCGCCGGATCCTCTCCGGCGAAACAATCAGCGAATGGCTGCCGATACTCAACTCGCTCGGCAAACCTCCGAAACCGGACGCATCGCTCCTACTCGAAATGAGGTTCACGAAATGCGAGGACAATCCGATATACCGCATCGCGACCGATCCGGACCATTTCGGAGTCCGAAACTCCTACTTCCCGGCTCGGAAAGGCGGGTCGGTCACGCTCTACCAAGACGCGCACGTGCCGGAGTCGCTGTTGCCGGAGATAAAGTTGGACGGCGGGAAGGTTTTTCAGCACGATAGGTGTTGGGAAGATATATGTCACGCTATATTGGAGGCGCATCACTTGGTTTACATAGTCGGTTGGTCCGTTTTCCATAAGGTGAAATTAGTTAGAGAACCAACTAGGCCTTTGCCTTGTGGTGGTGAGTTGAGTTTGGGGGATTTGCTCAAGTACAAGTCTCAAGAAGGTGTGAGAGTTTTGCTTTTGGTTTGGGACGACAAAACTTCCCACAGCAAATTCTTCATTAACACG AATGGAGTGATGGCAACTCATGATGAAGAAACTCGCAAGTTTTTCAAGCACTCTTCGGTTACATGTGTGCTCTCACCTAGATATGCCAGCAGTAAGCTTAGCATTTTCAAACAACAG GTCGTTGGAACCCTTTTTACGCATCATCAGAAATGTGTGATTGTGGATACACAAGCGTCTGGAAATAACAGGAAGATTACTTCTTTTATAGGAGGTCTAGACCTTTGCGATGGCCGCTATGATACTCCTGAGCATCGACTATTTCGTGATCTGGACACTGTATATGAGAATGATTATCACAACCCAACATTTTCT GCGGGGACTAAGGGTCCAAGGCAACCATGGCATGATTTACATTGTAAAATTGAAGGGCCTGCTGCATATGATGTGCTCACTAATTTTGAGCAGCGTTGGAGAAAGGCAACAAAATGGTCAGAGTTGTCGCAGCGGTTCAAAAGGGTATCTCATTGGCATGATGATTCCTTAATAAAGATAGAACGGATCTCGTGGATACTTAGTCCATCCAAATCAATTCCAAACGATGACCCTATAATATGTGTTTCCAAGGAAGATGATCCTGAAAACTGGCATGTTCAG GTTTTCCGCTCAATTGATTCAGGGTCTTTGAAAGGATTTCCTAAAACTGCATATGATGCTGAAGCTCAg AATCTTGTTTGTGCAAAGAATTTGGTTATAGACAAGAGCATCCAAACAGCATACATCCAGGCAATCAGATCTGCtcaacattttatatatattgagaacCAATATTTTCTTGGATCTTCATATGCATGGCCAAATTACAAAGATGCAG GTGCTGATAATTTAATTCCAATGGAGCTGGCATTAAAGATTGCTAGTAAGATTCGAGTGAAGGAGAAATTTGCAGTTTACATTGTCATACCTATGTGGCCTGAGGGTGTTCCCTCATCTGCCTCTGTGCAAGAAATTCTCTTTTGGCAG GCGCAGACAATGCAAATGATGTATGAAATCATAGCAGGAGAGTTGAAATCCATGCATCTTGAGAGTTCACATCCCCGAGACTACCTCAATTTCTATTGTCTTGGTAATCGAGAAGAACTACCGAAAGAAGCCTCACCTTCACCGAATCAATCATCCAAGAATGGAGATACG GTTTCTGCCTCACAAAAGTTCCAACGGTTTATGATTTATGTACACGCCAAGGGAATGATTGTAGATGATGAGTATGTGATATTAGGTTCTGCCAATATTAATCAACGATCTTTGGCTGGTTCAAGAGACACTGAGATAGCCATGGGTGCATATCAACCCCATCATACCTGGGGCAAGAAGAAGGGTCATCCACATGGGCAG GTATATGGGTATAGAATGTCTTTGTGGGCAGAACATCTGGGGATGCTAGATGATTGCTTCAAGGAGCCTGAAAATTTGGATTGCGTGAAGAGTGTGAACCAGATTGCTGAAGATAACTGGAGGAATTTCACAGCAGAGGATTTTACACCATTGCAGGGGCACCTTCTTAGATACCCTGTCCAGGTAGATGCCAATGGGAAGGTAGGCCCCTTGCCCGGACAAGAGACTTTCCCAGATGTTGGCGGTAAGGTGATTGGATCCCGTACTAATCTTCCTGATGCTTTAACTACATAG
- the LOC126712484 gene encoding uncharacterized protein LOC126712484 isoform X1 — MEALGSSAILSSSSSPSSIFSPKRTDSPRLVRFPFPFPISSKKEGNDSDLQSDSKAKDSSLVPLFHNHTLSKDAAMGLVLSAASVRGWTTGSGMEGPSVPAGADESGSGTERISTFPWSLFTKSPRRRMRVAFTCNVCGQRTTRAINPHAYTDGTVFVQCCGCNVFHKLVDNLNLFHEMKCYVNPDFNYRDSNGDLGFNYLDIDDDHHHHRNDAFPI, encoded by the exons ATGGAAGCGCTTGGCTCTTCTGCCATTCTCTCCTCGTCTTCTTCTCCATCCTCAATCTTCTCCCCAAAGAGAACCGACTCACCAAGACTCGTCCGCTTCCCCTTCCCCTTCCCCATCTCTTCCAAAA AGGAAGGTAACGATTCCGATCTCCAATCCGACTCCAAAGCCAAAGATTCCAGCTTAGTCCCTCTCTTCCACAATCACACTCTCTCCAAG GATGCGGCGATGGGATTGGTGTTGAGCGCGGCGTCTGTGAGAGGATGGACGACCGGGTCGGGTATGGAGGGTCCGTCGGTTCCAGCGGGAGCCGACGAGAGTGGATCAGGTACGGAGAGGATATCGACCTTCCCGTGGTCCCTCTTCACAAAGTCACCACGTAGGCGTATGCGCGTTGCCTTCACTTGTAACGTTTGTGGGCAGAGAACCACTCGTGCTATCAATCCCCACGCTTACACTGACGGCACCGTTTTCGTTCAG TGCTGTGGATGTAATGTATTTCATAAGCTGGTGGATAATTTGAACTTGTTTCATGAGATGAAGTGCTATGTGAACCCGGACTTCAATTATCGAGATTCTAATGGGGATTTGGGCTTCAATTACCTTGATATAGATgatgatcatcatcatcatcgtaaCGATGCCTTCCCGATTTAA